In Primulina eburnea isolate SZY01 chromosome 5, ASM2296580v1, whole genome shotgun sequence, a single window of DNA contains:
- the LOC140832026 gene encoding uncharacterized protein At4g15970-like produces the protein MGSQGGGATPEGDHCSLELCGSNDQNRHRNRLDYYSVAVKITLIFVVIGLSYLVLNQSSYPSQLFRRADLYSSSSNDSDSGKWGSSLHQFASDQDDLPSYTKDEINKLERTLKEAAMEDGKTVIITTLNAAWTKPNSIFDLFLESFRIGNQTLHLLDHVLVAALDETAYARCLAVKLHCFSLTTSGVDFTGEAFFMSEDYLKMMWRRIDFLRVVLQLGFNFVFSDADVMWLRDPFPRFYPNADFQIACDHYYENLDSTDVGNSPNGGFNYVKSNNKTIKFYKFWYMGKDYFPGRHDQDVLNMIKMDPYVANLKMEIRFLNTAYFGGFCEPSKDLDLVITMHANCCIGLDNKIHDIQMVIDDWKRYMELGPTGERNSSTRSWTVPRRCG, from the exons ATGGGTTCTCAAGGTGGAGGAGCCACCCCGGAAGGCGACCACTGCTCCCTTGAGCTGTGTGGCTCCAATGATCAGAACCGCCACCGCAATCGCCTCGATTACTATAGTGTAGCTGTTAAAATTACTTTGATATTTGTGGTCATTGGCCTTTCTTACCTTGTTCTCAATCAATCTTCGTATCCTTCTCAATTATTTCGAAGGGCAGATTTATATTCATCTTCATCAAACGACTCCGATTCTGGAAAATGGGGTTCTTCATTGCACCAGTTCGCTTCCGACCAAGACGACCTTCCTTCCTAT ACCAaggatgaaataaataaattggaGAGAACATTAAAGGAAGCAGCCATGGAGGACGGCAAAACAGTGATAATCACCACCTTAAATGCAGCATGGACGAAACCGAATTCGATCTTCGATCTCTTCCTGGAGAGCTTCAGGATTGGAAATCAGACTCTTCACCTGCTGGATCACGTGTTGGTTGCGGCATTAGACGAGACCGCCTATGCGCGTTGCTTGGCCGTAAAGCTCCACTGTTTCAGCTTAACCACCTCCGGTGTCGACTTCACCGGAGAAGCGTTTTTCATGAGTGAGGATTACTTGAAAATGATGTGGAGAAGGATCGATTTCCTtcgagttgttcttcagttgggATTCAATTTCGTATTCTCG GATGCGGATGTTATGTGGCTGAGAGACCCGTTCCCAAGATTTTACCCAAACGCTGACTTCCAAATCGCCTGCGACCACTACTACGAAAATCTCGACTCCACCGACGTAGGCAACTCCCCAAACGGAGGCTTCAACTACGTCAAATCCAACAACAAAaccatcaaattttataaattctggTACATGGGCAAGGATTATTTCCCTGGCAGACACGACCAAGACGTCCTGAACATGATCAAAATGGATCCTTACGTCGCAAATCTCAAGATGGAGATTAGATTTTTGAACACTGCGTATTTTGGCGGGTTTTGTGAACCCAGCAAGGATCTGGATCTGGTGATCACGATGCATGCAAATTGTTGTATTGGGTTGGACAACAAGATTCATGATATACAGATGGtgattgatgattggaagaggTATATGGAGTTGGGACCAACCGGGGAAAGGAATTCCAGTACGAGATCTTGGACTGTTCCTAGGAGATGTGGATGA